From Mycobacteriales bacterium, the proteins below share one genomic window:
- the recO gene encoding DNA repair protein RecO — protein sequence MPLYRDEAVVLRTQKLGEADRIVTLLTRRHGRVRAVAKGVRRTGSKFGARVEPFMHVDLQLHTSAIEGAGGLDIVTQAETLAPFGEAIATDYARYTAGTAVLETAERLTAEEREPSLRLFLLMVGALRALADGDHTPTLVLDAFILRALAISGYEPVLDGCALCGTPGPHRAFVVGSGGVVCGDHRPPGAPMVSTDTLQLMAALLSGDWTVADAASAKTQRETSGVVAAYLQWHLERGLRSLRLVERG from the coding sequence GTGCCGCTGTACCGCGACGAGGCCGTCGTCCTTCGCACCCAGAAGCTGGGCGAGGCCGATCGCATCGTCACGCTGCTGACTCGGCGGCACGGCCGGGTTCGTGCGGTCGCCAAGGGAGTACGCCGCACCGGGTCGAAGTTCGGTGCGCGGGTCGAGCCGTTCATGCACGTGGATCTTCAGCTGCACACCTCCGCGATCGAAGGCGCCGGTGGCCTCGACATCGTGACGCAGGCGGAGACGCTCGCGCCGTTCGGTGAGGCGATCGCGACGGACTACGCGCGCTACACCGCGGGAACCGCGGTGCTCGAGACGGCGGAGCGGCTGACCGCCGAAGAGCGGGAGCCGTCACTGCGGCTGTTCCTGCTGATGGTCGGAGCGCTCCGCGCGCTCGCCGACGGCGACCACACGCCCACGTTGGTGCTCGACGCCTTCATCCTGCGCGCGCTCGCGATCTCCGGCTACGAGCCGGTGCTCGACGGCTGCGCGTTGTGCGGTACGCCGGGCCCGCACCGCGCGTTCGTGGTCGGCTCCGGTGGTGTCGTTTGTGGCGACCATCGACCGCCGGGTGCGCCGATGGTCTCCACCGACACCTTGCAGCTGATGGCTGCTCTCCTCAGTGGGGACTGGACGGTCGCAGACGCGGCCTCCGCGAAGACCCAACGCGAGACGAGCGGCGTCGTCGCGGCGTACCTGCAGTGGCATCTCGAACGAGGTCTGCGATCGCTTCGCCTCGTGGAACGCGGCTGA
- a CDS encoding histidine kinase encodes MTLALRLFRNHVLRDWACAVAVVVIGLGDLAANPHSENFPGAPAGHVAFLLASSLPLAFRRLWPASCAVSAIALVTVWDIALYPPKNQASFEAFLIMLAASYILGADVRGARQAWTTALIALVILPGWLFALGAGQSPGDVLPALVFTVLAWTVGYTLRRRKEQAALERARADRLAFDQGRLAAEAVIEERSRIARELHDVVAHSLSLMVVQASAERRALAVGMSDPDSTRSVLESVESTGREALVELRRLLGLIRRTDEVASRQPQPTLRHLDALIEQVTATGVRIDLTATGDFEGLPPGVDLAAYRVVQEALTNIVKHASASVAQVRIGWCGGALDIEIVDDGAAGPASLPTGGHGLAGMRERIAIYDGTLETGPREPGPGFRVHARLPVNRPSAVMVP; translated from the coding sequence GTGACGCTCGCGCTGCGACTGTTCCGCAACCATGTCCTTCGCGACTGGGCGTGCGCGGTTGCCGTCGTCGTCATCGGACTCGGTGACCTGGCGGCGAACCCGCACAGCGAGAACTTCCCGGGCGCTCCAGCGGGACACGTCGCGTTCCTGCTTGCATCGTCGCTGCCGTTGGCCTTCCGGCGACTGTGGCCCGCATCCTGCGCTGTGAGCGCGATTGCGCTGGTCACGGTTTGGGACATTGCGCTGTACCCACCGAAGAACCAGGCCAGCTTCGAGGCGTTCCTCATCATGTTGGCCGCGTCGTACATTCTCGGCGCCGATGTTCGCGGTGCACGTCAGGCGTGGACCACGGCTCTCATCGCGCTCGTCATTCTGCCCGGCTGGCTGTTCGCGCTCGGTGCCGGTCAGTCGCCGGGCGACGTTCTCCCCGCGCTGGTGTTCACCGTGTTGGCCTGGACCGTCGGTTACACCCTGCGCCGCCGCAAGGAGCAGGCGGCTCTCGAGCGAGCGCGGGCCGACCGGCTTGCCTTCGATCAGGGCCGGTTGGCCGCCGAGGCGGTGATCGAGGAGCGATCGCGGATCGCGCGCGAGCTGCACGACGTCGTCGCGCACAGCTTGTCGCTGATGGTCGTGCAGGCCTCCGCCGAGCGCCGGGCGCTGGCCGTCGGCATGAGCGACCCGGACAGCACGCGCTCAGTGTTGGAGTCGGTGGAGTCGACCGGCCGGGAGGCACTCGTCGAGCTTCGGCGGCTGCTCGGCCTGATCCGTCGTACCGATGAGGTGGCGTCCCGCCAACCGCAGCCGACCCTGCGGCATCTCGACGCGCTCATCGAACAGGTGACGGCAACCGGCGTACGCATCGACTTGACCGCGACCGGTGACTTCGAGGGCCTGCCGCCTGGTGTCGATCTGGCCGCGTACCGGGTGGTGCAGGAGGCCCTCACCAACATCGTCAAGCACGCATCCGCGAGCGTTGCGCAGGTGCGGATCGGGTGGTGCGGCGGTGCGCTCGACATCGAGATCGTCGATGACGGTGCGGCCGGACCCGCGTCGCTGCCGACCGGTGGGCACGGCCTGGCGGGAATGCGCGAGCGGATCGCGATCTACGACGGAACGCTCGAAACCGGACCTCGCGAACCGGGGCCGGGCTTCCGGGTGCACGCGCGACTGCCGGTCAACCGGCCGTCGGCGGTGATGGTTCCGTGA
- a CDS encoding response regulator transcription factor produces the protein MTLRLLIADDQALVRAGFRKLLDAEPGLEVVGEASDGAEAVSAARQFAPDVVLMDIRMPRVDGIEATRRITSAGGRVSVLILTTYDLDEYVFDALRAGASGFLLKDAPPEDLIAGIRLVARGDALLAPSVTRRLITEFTSRPREGSPADLPSLSQRESEVLRLVARGLSNAEIAAELFLGEATVKSHVGSMLAKLGCRDRVQAVVLAYESGLVQPGRDAGPGGAQ, from the coding sequence GTGACGCTTCGACTGCTGATCGCCGACGACCAGGCGCTGGTGCGCGCCGGCTTCCGCAAGCTGCTCGACGCCGAACCAGGGCTGGAGGTGGTCGGTGAGGCATCGGACGGCGCGGAGGCCGTGTCGGCCGCCCGCCAGTTCGCGCCTGACGTAGTCCTGATGGACATCCGCATGCCGCGGGTGGACGGGATCGAGGCGACCCGGCGAATCACCTCCGCCGGCGGCCGGGTCTCGGTCCTCATCCTCACGACGTACGACCTCGACGAGTACGTCTTCGACGCGTTGCGGGCCGGCGCGAGCGGGTTCTTGCTCAAGGACGCGCCGCCAGAGGATCTGATCGCGGGTATCAGGCTGGTCGCCCGAGGGGACGCGCTGCTGGCTCCGTCTGTCACGCGTCGGCTCATCACCGAGTTCACCAGCCGGCCGCGCGAAGGGTCGCCGGCGGACCTGCCCTCGCTGAGTCAGCGTGAGTCGGAGGTGTTGCGGCTGGTCGCGCGCGGGCTGTCCAACGCCGAGATCGCGGCCGAGCTGTTCCTCGGCGAGGCCACAGTCAAGTCACACGTCGGCTCGATGCTGGCGAAGCTGGGCTGCCGCGACCGGGTTCAGGCGGTCGTGCTGGCCTACGAGTCCGGGCTCGTCCAGCCAGGAAGGGACGCCGGGCCGGGCGGCGCGCAGTAG
- the era gene encoding GTPase Era, whose product MTAQPEAGFRSGFACMLGRPNTGKSTLTNALVGSKVAITSDRPQTTRHAIRGIVSRPEGQLVLVDTPGFHRPRTLLGERLNDLVRATVAEVDVVVFCVPATDKIGPGDRFIIDQLRAIAGQTPALAVVTKCDLAGKDVVGERLIEVSKLADWDEVVPVSAVDGFQVDLLADLLLARLPQGRPLYLDDELTDAPESVMVAELVREAALGGVRDELPHSIAVVVEEMVRSDTRIDIHAVMYVERESQKGIVIGTGGERLRAVGTEARRHIEALLGAQVYLDLRVKVAKDWQRDPKQLNRLGFA is encoded by the coding sequence GTGACGGCACAGCCCGAGGCGGGGTTCCGGTCCGGCTTCGCCTGCATGCTCGGCAGGCCGAACACCGGCAAGTCGACGCTGACGAACGCGCTCGTCGGTTCCAAGGTTGCCATCACCAGCGACCGGCCGCAGACCACCCGGCACGCGATTCGTGGCATCGTCTCGCGCCCGGAGGGGCAGCTCGTGCTGGTCGACACTCCCGGCTTCCACCGGCCCCGCACGCTGCTGGGTGAGCGGCTCAACGACTTGGTGCGCGCGACCGTCGCAGAGGTGGACGTCGTCGTGTTCTGCGTGCCGGCGACCGACAAGATCGGTCCGGGGGACCGGTTCATCATCGACCAGCTCCGCGCGATCGCGGGGCAGACGCCGGCGCTGGCCGTCGTCACCAAGTGCGACCTCGCCGGCAAGGACGTCGTCGGCGAGCGGCTGATCGAGGTGTCGAAGCTGGCGGACTGGGACGAGGTGGTGCCGGTCAGTGCGGTCGACGGCTTCCAGGTCGACCTGCTGGCGGACCTCCTGTTGGCCCGGCTCCCGCAGGGCCGTCCGCTCTATCTCGACGACGAGCTGACCGATGCGCCGGAGTCGGTCATGGTCGCTGAGCTGGTCCGCGAAGCGGCGCTGGGCGGCGTACGAGACGAGCTGCCGCACTCGATCGCCGTCGTGGTCGAGGAGATGGTGCGCAGCGACACCCGGATCGACATCCACGCGGTGATGTACGTCGAGCGCGAGAGCCAGAAAGGCATCGTGATCGGCACCGGGGGTGAGCGGCTGCGCGCGGTCGGCACCGAAGCCCGCCGTCACATCGAGGCACTGCTGGGAGCGCAGGTCTACCTCGATCTGCGGGTCAAGGTCGCCAAGGACTGGCAGCGCGACCCCAAGCAGCTCAACCGGCTCGGCTTCGCCTAG
- a CDS encoding cytidine deaminase — protein MADVDSEDEKLVTLARSARARSGAAEGAAVRDDIGRTYVAASVTLPGLVLTALQAAVAAAASSGVRRLEAAVVVTAQPNVDDTALAGLGDPVLHVVAE, from the coding sequence GTGGCTGACGTGGACAGTGAGGACGAGAAGCTCGTCACCCTCGCGCGTTCGGCACGGGCGCGCAGTGGCGCCGCGGAGGGCGCCGCGGTCCGCGACGACATCGGGCGCACCTACGTGGCGGCCTCCGTCACGCTGCCGGGGTTGGTCCTGACGGCGTTGCAGGCGGCGGTGGCGGCGGCGGCCTCCAGCGGGGTGAGGCGCCTCGAGGCCGCGGTGGTCGTGACCGCACAGCCGAACGTCGACGACACGGCGCTGGCCGGCCTCGGTGATCCGGTGCTGCACGTGGTCGCCGAGTGA